The genome window GAGGAGAAGAATGACCCCAACCTGTATGCAGACAATGTTCAGAAGCTCATGGCCAAGTAAGAAACACAGCGTGCAGCTGTTTGGTGATTTATGTAACCATGTCGGGGACAACCAGTGTTATTTTATTGGCTGTTGGTTCAGTTACGAGCCTCTGCTTATAGTTTATAGTCTTTTAATGCTATGTTGTCATCTGTTGTGCTGAAGGCTGCTGGGATTTTAACCTTTTctaaatggaagaaaaacaaacattggaGGTTTTTGAGGTCAGGCTTCAGATGTTATTGTAGTTTCCGATAGCTGCCAGTAGATGATAATAAagagccatgttttttttctgtcatgccGTGTCCACCGAGTAGTAGTTGTGCTTTTTAAGTGCTAAATTAAGTTTCAATTTGTCTAAAATACTTTATGTACTGTATTCTTTCTTTGGATATTCATTGTGAGGCTACATcacattattctttttttctttaaagctaCAAATGACGGCATGTTGTTCTTGGTCACGTGAAGAAATTGTTGGATGTCAGCTGTTATTTGAGACGACACAGCAGCGGTTGTCTACATTTATCCGTATACAAATTAAACCTTTCACTCAAGGGATTTCctccaaaacaaaccaaatgcaCAAAAGTGACCTGTGTTTTTCAGCCCTCTCTGTATTTTAGTCCACAGCTCAGACTTGAACTAGGAGGGTAAAGGAACATGGCTGATTTGATAAATAAAAGCCTGCAGTAACTGAACTGTTTAGTAGAAGCTACATGTTGTAACATCTTTCATAatgctcctctcctccgtccctcAGAGCTCTGGGAGTCCCAGCTACAGATTATGTGATGGATGGCCGAGTTCCCGTCAGTAAACTGGGCGGTCTCTCTCTCCCGGTGGAGTCACCTGCCAGGAAAACACTCTCACTGTTGCAAAGAAGGTGCAGAAgatctgacagtgttttgtctttttttgttgtcgtcttcttttttcttcttgtttctcaccatccttctctctttcagtcTGGGAGCTGGTAACGTGGAAGCGGCACTGGGCAGAATGATTGACAGGTGTCAGACAGGAGCTCAGGGTTCAGCTCGGGCCAGTGTGGACGAGCTCGCCGACATCCTCGGGCTGACGGACCGACAAGCAGCCGTCACCATCTGTGGCCTCTACTACTTCAAGGTAGTGGaggtttttgtgcatgtttgtctgaGATTTTCTCTAATGGTCTCATCACTTCACATCCGGTCTGTGTTTCAAAGTGTTAGTTATATCAAAACAATGGGACTCCAGAGGACAGCTGTTATGAAAGTTACACAGTCAGATAATAGCAGTTATTATATGATGCTCAATTGTTTCCCATATGACTCCAAAATctttataatgcaaatatatatTGCATTGGTGGTCAGAAGGTTGCTCACAGACTCACATTCTTGGCAATTACTCAACAATAaatttaataattatttcatGGTTTTGCTCAGCTGTCTGATCAGGTAAAATGAAGACATGACAGCATTTAATATCCAAAAGACCAAAGGTCCAAAACTTCACTGTCGCATGTCATAATATTCTGAGTCGAAGGTACGTACACCTTTTCTATGACGTAAGGACATCAAAAACATCTgccactgtttgtgtttttccaggatGAAGTTGTGGACCTCCGACAGATCTGTTTGAGCGTTGCCGCTCTGTCAGGATTGTTCAGCTTCAAGTCGGTGCTCCACACTGCTTTTACTGTAAGTCCTGCtggtttatttatatatacatgttTATAAAGATGAAACCCTCACAGTGAACGTGTTCATGTGTCACATCAATATCGTCACAgagctctttgtgtttgtcagctgtttgaCAGAGAGGGCAGAGGCAGCCTGAGTGCAGAGGAGCTGTCCGACCTGATGGGGGCGCTGCTGGGTGTTCCTCAACGCAACACTGCCGAGCTTTACACTCAGGCGTCCAATCAAGGCCAGCTTACTGAAGGTGAGTGTCTCAAGTACTGACCAGGATCCGCTGTGTCTTACTGGACAAGTGATGCACCAAACCCCAGTAGGATTTTGGTCGATTTAAGGATGctgatttgtaattttttttttttttacattaaatatgaacTAAAATAGTCACTTCCACCTCATTTTTCCACAGAACGTCTTCTGCAAGTGCTGACGACCCACCCGACGTATCAGCGAGTGGCAAACGAGTTCATGCAGTGCGACAACGCAGGCGCTCACCTGGCCAACGGGAAGGCCGAGAACAACAACGGCAGCATGCAAAACGGCAACGGATCTATCCACTACAACAAGAAGTTCgattgaggatttttttttttttatcgattCACGTCACTCTCTTTGCTTGGTTTGTTCTGTACTGTTCTGTGCCTCACAGGACAAACTGAAGCAGAGTTACACTTGACGAAtgattgtattttcttttttcttttttcttttttacatttgagtGCGTTTTTGGATGTATGGATGTATTTTTACTCAATATTACTGTAACGTTATACCACAaaaccaaagtgtgtgtgtgtgtgtgtgtgtgtgtgtcgccagTGTGCCTTTTAATTACCCTCATGATATCTTGTTCCAGATGCTGTTAAAGGACTCGACAACTTTTGTCATTTGAAGCCATATATTgtcttatttatatttaaattccCTCTTTTGTatacttaatgtttttttctgtgttttgcttttaacGGGACAATCATAAGTGCAAAAAGACTTtgtaaatcaaaatgaattttaTGTAAATTACTACTGCTCACGTTTTTGTGTGAACAccagtttttatatttaaaaatgaattaaactgtGAATAATTTTACGGAGATTTTTGgtattgcatttcattttctcagtATCAAATTACCCTGGACGTCCACTTGATGCTCTTGGCTCTTGCACCGTTTTAATGGAGGCGATTTAAATGCAGACCGAAACACATCATCtcgctcttcttcctcttcccgcctttcctttctctttacCCAGCTGCCGGTTGTACAGGATGAAGTCTTTATATTTTGTGGGTAACTTTTTGGAACGCCGTGTTTTCCTCTTGTTGGTTCCCTTACGACTTGCTCTGGTCACAACAGTTTCTTGTCCGGCTGATAAATTTAAGCTCTTTCTACAACTTCTTCTTAAAGGCGGAGTTGGTTTACAGCCAggtgtttccacctgtgcttcaTCTTTCTTGCTCCACCTTCCTCTTTTCGTCGGACTTGAGACAATTGTATCAGTTTCGTTCAGCCTCGCCTTTCCCTCTTCAGAAGACTTGCGATCTTGGCGGTATCTTTTCATCGGACTCGAGTTGAGGCTTTGGCCTTGCATGCCCGCTGTGTGGTCTGGACTAGATGGGGGATCCTCGactgtcttcttctctcctttcccttTGGACACCTTCGGCTTATGAGTCCCAGACCTTAAGCTGTAAAAGTCAGAAGTTGTGGTTCCTGCAACCGTTTTCTGTCGTTTCTGGGTCTCTGGGGGGGTTAAATGTGGGGTTTTCTCACAGTTTTTCCCAAAAGGAAACTCATTTATCTCATCCATTAGTCCTTTGGGGGATTCCTGTCTTTGACTTCGGTCATCCTTTACTGAATCATGTGTTGAATGAACTCTTGGACTCCCTCCAGAAACATTTTCCTTGTTGGGAACTTGACTTGAGTCCAGCAGATTCTGAGCTTCAGTTGTATCCTGAGCCATCTCTGAGAGTTTGATTTTCCCTCCCGTTCTCGTGGCAGGAGAAGAGGTCGGCTCTACTTTTTCCTCGGAAGTCTTGCTCCAACTTCTCCTTCTCATCACATAACCAGACTCTGGAGGcccttcttcttgtctttgttccGTTGACTCACCCAAGTCTTTCTCTTTTAGAGCAGTGTGAGAGCCCTGATCTCCATCCACCTTGAGTTCCTGCTGTTGTTCCATCTTTTCAATCTCTGTCAAACTCCCGTCAAAGGtgcttctttcctttcttgCCTGGTCGCTCAGTGTCGTTGGGACACCTTTTCCGAGATTTTCCTCACATTTTCGGTCCGTTTCCTGCCGTTCTTCAGAAGAAACACCTGAAGATGCAACCTCTTGAGAGTCTTGCAGCGCCAGGTCCAGGTCCTGTTCACACGAATCCTCATCGACTGTGGTATCACACGACTCTGTGTGGGAATCTTCTACGAAAGACGAATTAGTTTGCTCAGGAACCGCGAAGACCTCAAGACAGGAGGGcgtcagatttgtgtttttggggATGCATTCCTCAGGTTTCCTAATCTGAGCTGAAAGGTTGACCGTCAACAAATCAGCTCTGAAACCGGGCGCAGAATCCTTTGCGGCAATGGCGCAAGCGTCCATGTTGGACCCTGAAACACTGGAGAACTCGAGGGATGGAGAATCCCCTTCCTGAAGGTTTCGGGacatctgtgtttctgcaaCGTTTGAGGACTCTTCTGACGGACCTTCGCTGGGAAATATGGCTGCTGGTTTCTTGAACGGTGAATCACTGTCTCTTGACTCAACATCCGAAGTAGAACTAGCGTCCAGGGAGATGTTGGCGAGCAGCTGAAGAGATGAATCGATTAACTCAAAGATGTTGACGATGTCGATGTGTCCTGTCGTGGCATTGGTCTGAAGTGGCTCTTGAAGACGGACGGGAGAAGAGCCAGTCCAACCGTCGTTTGACTCACTGTTCCTCGCGCTCGTAGTTGAATTCTGTCCGTCGTGGTTTGGACTTGTGTCAGACTGTGTGGCGACGGGTGGTTGAGCTCTTTGGACACGTGAAGTCGCCGGAGGTGTTTGTTCAGTTGCAGCGTTGGAGTTCGAAGAAGGTGGATATGAATCCTGCTGCAGGAGCGAGGGAAGATAAAAGATGAGTTAATCAGCCTTTTTAATTTAGCATTTGTTAGTGCATGATCCTAATAATCTGGCAACAGGACACTGCAGTCAAAGTCTTTTGCAAGTAAAGTTAAGAAATATCAGGACTTATTACTCAAAAAATATCACAACTTTTTTCTTGTAGTGCGATTTTACGTCCAAactttttcagcatttttttccagtgaacTTTATTGGACCTTTTATTCAACCGGGCCAGTCATTAAGAACACAGTTTTGGGAAGGGGAGGTCACAACAACAAGactattattttttaaaatcattttaccTCGTGCTGAAGTTCTTGTAGCGGGACGTCAGTGGGCTGCGGGTCTACGGAAAGAAGGCGATCCAGGGAATCTTCTGGATTTAGAATCGAATCCACCTGAGAGGACAAGATGATaaaagttttttctttaatatgtGGTGATTTATATCCACTGTGTATTTTTGTGGACCTGACTactggaagaaaacacagcactttttaaaaaaaatcattacttTTTGGACGTATTATAAATTTAATCTTAACCCTCCAAATCTGGATTTGTAGTTATTCAAATGATCTATCCCCATTGCTAAAATGTAGGACTTTTTTACTGTATGAATGTAATTCATCTAATcatttttaattgctttttaaaatgattttaatataACAGAACCTTTCTCTCTCAGTATACCTTCTTATTCTTGTAATTGACTCAATGCACTAATCAAAAAAAGTCTTCCAGGATAAagtattgtgaaaaaaaaagagccaaaatatttatttcaaactttTGCTGCTAACAAGACGATTGTGTTATCATGATTACAAGCTAACACAGAGACATGCTTGGCTACTTCTGCCCTGACAACCACTCTGTCTTCCCcgatttaaatgaaaattagCTAATGAGAAGAATAATATCACAAAATATCATAAACGTCACTGATGACTCACCCCTCTGATGAAGTCCTCATCGCTGAACAGTTTCTCCAGATACTCCacttttctgttcttctcttcttcctcgttCTCTCCGGTCTGCTCGCCCTCTGGGATCTGAGCGTTGTCGGAGGGATTTGGGTGTTGAAACCactttattttaactttatctTTATGCTGTAGAGTCTTCTCACTTATTGAAACATTttagcacacagacaaaacatttaaaaatgatcaacacaCTGACTAaagatgatgaaatgtaacattATAACATATGGAGGGGGACCTGGAGGCCGAGGGAGTCCATGATCGCCATGTACTCCTCAAAGACTCGTTCAGCCAGTGATTCTTCATCTACAGAGGGCAGAGGTCCGGGAGAAACGTTGAATTCTGTTTTGCCGTATGCGTCGTCATTTTCCTGCTGTCCTTCTGAgggaaaagaaagtaaaaagaagaTTGAAAAATGGGGGGAACGGGGGCAAAATCATCAGAAGTCATTTCCTTCTAAGAAGAAGTGATGTCCTAATGAGTAAAGTGTCTtcgttgacctctgaccttcgGACTCGGCCCGCTCTGCACTCTGCTCGGATGTCGCCGTTGCACAAAGCTGCTCGTCGACCTGCTGAGCTGCACCTCTCAACACCCTGAAGTCAGACACAGCCTCACGATCAGGATTCAATGATGCTTATACATCTGCTATAATGTCATCTGTTATATATCTCTTACAGGTCTGGACAGCAGAGTTGAGGTGGGGGCACTGACTGGAGACGCAAGCACCCGCTGGGGTGAAGCAGGTGCAGGTagaactgaggaggaggaggtggggcgCACCAGAACGGGGCCATCACACGGGGACTTAAACCAAACCCTGGGTTCGATGTAGAGGCGACGGGGTTGGTATTCATCCTGTTGGGCCATGGAGGAAAGCAGGGGTTCCACATGAGCTGTGGTACAAGAAGCGTCAGGACGGGATGAGGTCTGCAAGGGAAGGGACTGCCTGGAGCTTGGGGGCCGACGGGGCCACTCGAGTTCGGGATGAGGTGTTGATGCACAGGTCTTTGGTTTGAGCATCTTTGATGAGAGCTGGCTGTCGTCGAGGTCATTTCTGAAGCTCTGGAAGCTCCCTGTGCCGCTGACCCGCCCATCACAAGACGAGGTTCTGCTGGACTGAGCTGTAGGTTGGAGATTTTTGGGCTCGTCTGGAGGGACGGGCCTGATAGTCGTTGGGCGTCTCCTCCATTTTGTGAAGGCGATCTGTCAGCAGAGGACAGTTGGGACAAAGTCATGCGATCGAACGCTCGTCCTTCATTCTGGATGATCTCAGGCAGGAGGAACACCGCTGGATCCATCTTTTATCTCTGAGGCGGAGAATTAACAAAAGTTTTCTTTTAACAGCCTGAGATCACATGTTGAAATTCAGGGAATGCTCCAATATTTATTGATGCAATCACTTAAACAGACAGTAtgtaaaacaaagcagtgtaggatcatgggagttgttgtcttcgtATGTAAAGAACCACCATGGCAATGAAATCTATcatgactcaggcagaaagCGACCAAATGAAGTGTTACCTTCATTAGAATTCTGGATTTGTCTGCGTAcgaacattgttggaaacattttggcAGGGTTGTAAAAACTGCAACCAGAAGTGAAGATACggtgttaaaatatgactttgctAAAAATTATCATTCATACAACTTAGAGTCTCTGATATCAAAAGTAAATTTCAAGAAGTACAAGTGAAATTAgattaaacatatattttcaatgtgtatgtgtttggcTTAGCTGATataatattcagcatttttctgattaaaggAATCTGTGGCTTTAAACTCGTTAACacattgtaaaatgaaaaattaaattataaGCCCCTAATGGGATGAAAGTATCGTATCTGATCCAGTCAAGCTATTTCACCATAAGAGCTTATTTCAACATGCGTGTAAACATGCGTGTTAATTTGATTTGTCGTTAGGTGCTAATGTAAAAAGAGTGCAAGAATCAGTTCAAACAATGAAAGTGGAAGATTATACACTTTCTACAAGTCAATCAAAGAATTTTACAGTGCTTACCTTCTTGTAGGAGATGTTTAATCTTCAGCTAACACACTCAGCTTGAATCTGTTGTAGGTTTTTGAAAGTAAACTTAATTGGggttgatttgttttcttacaAAAGTTGTGATTTCTCCATGTTAACATTCCAAACTTTATCAAGTGACATAGATTAAAATGTAATACTGTTTTActtatctatatatctatatatacataattGTTTACAGTATTACTAGCTATATGAGTCAAATATAGCTTCAAAATagcttttaaaaacagccaattCCTTGTAAGGCCAGAAATATGTAAACAATGTGTTTCTTACAAAGTAGCACTAAAGGCTCAGTTTATATAAATGATGGAAGTTGTCGATAAGCAAgttgatatttttgtcataataaaaatatgtaaattacaaatattttatttgatacGTTTTCTTAAgcaggtgaaataaaaataaaaatattattagttttattttattttttgtgatatgttttattgtttttgtattttaaaaagactcCAAAAAACTTTCGGAGCATTTTAGATTGTCTTTTCTATGTGGAAACTGAAATTGGCGACTATCTTAAGAAACGCCATTTCCCGTGGTGCTTTGCGCGCTGAACTCCAAACCGGATATCCGCCTCGCTTTCCGAGCGACAAGAAAGTTCGCCACACGTGGAGTTCAGAGGGGAAACGGCGTGTTAGCACCAACCTTTTAGGTGTTATCGATATAAAAACAACCTCTCCGATATTTTATTGTGgctttttaaagctttaaaccAACTTTGCGTCAAgatgtttctgcagttttaCATCAATGAGAACGGGGACAGAATCTACACCCTGAAGGTAACCATAACGTTGTGTTTACGGTCACCATAACTCACATTATTCtttataaataatttataaaattaaaatatgttttaattaagtATTAAATGTGCTTTGGCTTATTTGAAGAAGTTAAACTCAGTGTTGAAGCTTTAATTCAACACTGAAAAGCATACTATGTCGAAGTTAGCTAGCAGCTAATGCCTGAAATGCTACGTTGTTTATGTCTTGTGACTTTCATATTAAACTTCAGGGGAAAACGAGGCCTGTCAAAGTCAAATACAGAAGTTAATACAAAGGTTATCAACTGTTTAAAGCTATTATTTGACTAGTAGCACATCAAAGTTTCTTGGAGGCTTTCTTGCTAAAACACCCGCTTTGCTAACATCACAGAACCTTAAAACAGATTTGTGCAATAAAATGCTAAAGTTGCAATATTTATATGTGGGGCTATTGTTTGTCCCGTCATCTAATAACTGCATTTAGCAAACATGAAATCAAGTGATGACATTTAACCAAATgatatgtttgtgttgatgCTGTAAAGGaatccctgcagacacacaagctAGATacacaacaaaaagcactcAACATGGATACAAATAAGACATTATGCCTTAAATACAGTATAATCACCAAAACTGAAGCATGTCATagttttgacctttttaataGTTGTCTTGccaaaacacatttggaaatTGTCACATGGGTATGAAACTCagcatttagtttatttttctctcacagtACTGAAATCAACTGAGCTGTTGTGCATTTTCTTTCCGTCTTTGTGACTAACAGAAGACCGACCCGGCAGGGCAGCCCACCAGCTCGGCCCACCCGGCTCGCTTCTCCCCCGACGACAAGTTCTCCCGACACCGAGTGACGGTGAAGAAACGCTTCGGCCTCCTGCTCACCCAGCAGCCCAGACCTGTTCTGTGAGGGAGCGGCAGAAGAAGAggcgatggatggatggatggatggatatgaGACCCAGACACGGAGGGATGAGGATGGAACTgttgagcaaaaacaaaatacacactcTGGATCCCAGCTTATGAAAGTGCTGCCAGGACTTGTCCTCAGTTTTCACCGAATACTCCTGGCACAGATTTAGGGGACTGATCATGTTTGGATATCTTATTTTTATGCACCATAATTTTCTTGATGTTCATTTAAGTTTGTCATAATTTAGTTCTcatgcagaataaatgtttgggTGATTGTTTGTAGTCAgttgtccgtgtgtgtgtttaacatccAGTCATGAAATGACTCGGAAGATTTGAGGAAGTTTTTTAACATGATTTGTAGAAAAGATACTTTGTTATGAGTTTAAAGTCCTAGGTTAAAAATTCAAAAAGCAAAGTTATTAATAGCAAAGTGCACACAGTACAATGGCCATAGTGTCTCTAATATCATATCTAATGATTGGACTGTAAACGATGCCACTAACTAGTAACTTGTAATTACAATTAGAGATATAACGAATAAAGactataaaatgaaataaatggataaacCACTGTCTCAAagtttaaagggacactatgtagtttggaagaagaaattaaaactcagagttttaatATTTCTCATATTCatgagaaaataatacaaactcaaacatctattttttccatgagtgaataaacaagctgttctcagaggcacacaaggtccccagaacactttTTGAAGCAGAACGAGGGCAGGGTCCGCCGCATATGAACAAATTAAacggtatgaaattgtgttgtcctttaaagtctgATAAAAGAGTGTTTattgcactatgtagtttttggggaagaaattgcAATCAGAAGACATTAACAAacctaaacaaataaaataaaccaattgtttttatgaataaataaacaaactggcaacacaatttatactgttttatacttgtatttggcggaccctggcacctttctagcttcaaactgtgttcttgATATCATAAACAGTATATTTcaatttcttctacaaaactacTGAGTGATACATTTTAACCAGGTAGCactgagaagctgctgcagcagagctaGTTGGCTGTCTGACTTAAGAACTACACTTCCCAGGTAGCGTTGACGCGTCGTTCGTCATCACGCATGCGCTAACCGTTGGAACGACGGCAAGGGAAGCAGGACCTGCCGGACGAGCTCgcatgttttttgttgggtcggttggacaaaaaaaaaaaaaaagaaaagtgccgAGAGaacctgagagagaggagccaaATGTTCCCAGATGTAACTGAAAACAGCCATATATGGTGGAGGCGTTCTTCAAGGGAAACCTGAGCCAGGTATGCGCTTTAATGTGACTAATATGTCGGCTTGGGGATTTTAAGTGGGCATTTGTCGCTGTCAGTGGAATAGCTGGAGGTCCGCGGAGTTAATCAGCATGGCTAGCCgctggctaacgttagcttcgGCTAGCTGTACCCGAACAGCAGCGACCACCTCACCTCACCCGATAGCTCTGACCGCTCCCCCCCCTTCCTTCGTACCTGTGGCCACGCAAAGCGATGGCTTAGCGCCGGACACGCCGCTCCTCACCATGCGCCGCttaatttgaacaaaaaaaacccgaCAACTTTGTCAGAGGAGAGGCTAATTCACCCCGCCAGTTTATCCCAAGTCGACCGCGCGCCTTTCTGATTTTAGCCGGCTTGGAGAGCGTTTCCCCGGCTGAACCCTGCTGGAACCGCAGCTCCGCGCAGATGCCGCATTCCTTttatgaggacaaaaaaaaccaaaaaaccaaaaaaaacgCTGTCCAAGGTTGGGGTCCAAACGCACTCTGATAATAACGATTTTTGTGGCAACGCCGGCTCCGTTTATTTAATATCGGGAGGTGTTTGCTGACCGGTTCGAGCCAGAATTATTATAGCTAGCTTAATTGGCTTACAACGGCAACTGAGTGGCGGTTAGCATGCGAGCATCCCCCCAGTGAACCGAGAGCTTCGGTTAAGTTGCAGGTCGGGACTAATTAGACCGTGTTTATCCTAATTGTTAAAGGCGTGTTTGGCTTGGTATGCTTCTTCCTGGATCGTGTTGATTACAGCTGCATTAACGCGAGCCTCCGTGACAGAGACTTGACAGCTAGGGTGAGAGACAGCCAGGTCCCTCATTTTGACTCCGTGTACTTTAGTTATACACACTATTAGCAGCCTTGTTTTGGCTCTGAGCCCTGGTGCTCTGCAGCATGTTGACATTAGGAGCAGGTGGTTCTGATACTGCTGGAAAAAGGAGAACTTAATGTTGAATGCCGTTTGGTGTTCATTAAACCCAGATGAAACTtaagaaccccccccccacacacacacacaaaatataccAGCTTCATCATCAACACAGCACCAGGTAATATCAGGTGCATATCTAGATACCATCATTAAGATAACACATCGTAATGCATTGATTCCCTGGTATTTTTTAAGATTAAGTTAAACGGGCActgtggagaagaaattcaaacattGACTGTTAATGTTTAACATATTAATGAGGTGAATAATACAAACTTAGTAAAGAAGCTgctcacagaggaaaacaaggtttcagactagaaaggtggcagggtccgccacatatagacaGTGCAAAatggtatgaaattgtgttatCCTCTAAAGTCAGTTTATTCAGcgatgaaaatgtaaaaaaaaaaaaaaaaaagtgttaatttGCTTATTTTAGGCatgaaaaaagaacatttgtcaatgaagatctttctcctctgattacagtttcttcaccaaaactacgTAGTTCACCTTTAATCATGATGCAGCATGATTTATGTGCCGTGAGGCTGAAAATCTACGTTCAAGATGCCAGATGAACATAAAGTTATAAAAAAAGGTAAAGGGGAACAAAATGTTCAGCAGCATGCTCTGCTCTAATATTAACCCTTAGACCTG of Acanthopagrus latus isolate v.2019 chromosome 10, fAcaLat1.1, whole genome shotgun sequence contains these proteins:
- the LOC119027234 gene encoding uncharacterized protein LOC119027234 isoform X2, with amino-acid sequence MDPAVFLLPEIIQNEGRAFDRMTLSQLSSADRSPSQNGGDAQRLSGPSLQTSPKISNLQLSPAEPRLVMGGSAAQGASRASEMTSTTASSHQRCSNQRPVHQHLIPNSSGPVGPQAPGSPFPCRPHPVLTLLVPQLMWNPCFPPWPNRMNTNPVASTSNPGFGLSPRVMAPFWCAPPPPPQFYLHLLHPSGCLRLQSVPPPQLCCPDLVLRGAAQQVDEQLCATATSEQSAERAESEEGQQENDDAYGKTEFNVSPGPLPSVDEESLAERVFEEYMAIMDSLGLQIPEGEQTGENEEEEKNRKVEYLEKLFSDEDFIRGVDSILNPEDSLDRLLSVDPQPTDVPLQELQHEDSYPPSSNSNAATEQTPPATSRVQRAQPPVATQSDTSPNHDGQNSTTSARNSESNDGWTGSSPVRLQEPLQTNATTGHIDIVNIFELIDSSLQLLANISLDASSTSDVESRDSDSPFKKPAAIFPSEGPSEESSNVAETQMSRNLQEGDSPSLEFSSVSGSNMDACAIAAKDSAPGFRADLLTVNLSAQIRKPEECIPKNTNLTPSCLEVFAVPEQTNSSFVEDSHTESCDTTVDEDSCEQDLDLALQDSQEVASSGVSSEERQETDRKCEENLGKGVPTTLSDQARKERSTFDGSLTEIEKMEQQQELKVDGDQGSHTALKEKDLGESTEQRQEEGPPESGYVMRRRSWSKTSEEKVEPTSSPATRTGGKIKLSEMAQDTTEAQNLLDSSQVPNKENVSGGSPRVHSTHDSVKDDRSQRQESPKGLMDEINEFPFGKNCEKTPHLTPPETQKRQKTVAGTTTSDFYSLRSGTHKPKVSKGKGEKKTVEDPPSSPDHTAGMQGQSLNSSPMKRYRQDRKSSEEGKARLNETDTIVSSPTKRGRWSKKDEAQVETPGCKPTPPLRRSCRKSLNLSAGQETVVTRASRKGTNKRKTRRSKKLPTKYKDFILYNRQLGKEKGKAGRGRRAR
- the LOC119027234 gene encoding uncharacterized protein LOC119027234 isoform X1; protein product: MDPAVFLLPEIIQNEGRAFDRMTLSQLSSADRSPSQNGGDAQRLSGPSLQTSPKISNLQLSPAEPRLVMGGSAAQGASRASEMTSTTASSHQRCSNQRPVHQHLIPNSSGPVGPQAPGSPFPCRPHPVLTLLVPQLMWNPCFPPWPNRMNTNPVASTSNPGFGLSPRVMAPFWCAPPPPPQFYLHLLHPSGCLRLQSVPPPQLCCPDLVLRGAAQQVDEQLCATATSEQSAERAESEEGQQENDDAYGKTEFNVSPGPLPSVDEESLAERVFEEYMAIMDSLGLQIPEGEQTGENEEEEKNRKVEYLEKLFSDEDFIRGVDSILNPEDSLDRLLSVDPQPTDVPLQELQHEQDSYPPSSNSNAATEQTPPATSRVQRAQPPVATQSDTSPNHDGQNSTTSARNSESNDGWTGSSPVRLQEPLQTNATTGHIDIVNIFELIDSSLQLLANISLDASSTSDVESRDSDSPFKKPAAIFPSEGPSEESSNVAETQMSRNLQEGDSPSLEFSSVSGSNMDACAIAAKDSAPGFRADLLTVNLSAQIRKPEECIPKNTNLTPSCLEVFAVPEQTNSSFVEDSHTESCDTTVDEDSCEQDLDLALQDSQEVASSGVSSEERQETDRKCEENLGKGVPTTLSDQARKERSTFDGSLTEIEKMEQQQELKVDGDQGSHTALKEKDLGESTEQRQEEGPPESGYVMRRRSWSKTSEEKVEPTSSPATRTGGKIKLSEMAQDTTEAQNLLDSSQVPNKENVSGGSPRVHSTHDSVKDDRSQRQESPKGLMDEINEFPFGKNCEKTPHLTPPETQKRQKTVAGTTTSDFYSLRSGTHKPKVSKGKGEKKTVEDPPSSPDHTAGMQGQSLNSSPMKRYRQDRKSSEEGKARLNETDTIVSSPTKRGRWSKKDEAQVETPGCKPTPPLRRSCRKSLNLSAGQETVVTRASRKGTNKRKTRRSKKLPTKYKDFILYNRQLGKEKGKAGRGRRAR
- the LOC119027234 gene encoding uncharacterized protein LOC119027234 isoform X3 — translated: MDPAVFLLPEIIQNEGRAFDRMTLSQLSSADRSPSQNGGDAQRLSGPSLQTSPKISNLQLSPAEPRLVMGGSAAQGASRASEMTSTTASSHQRCSNQRPVHQHLIPNSSGPVGPQAPGSPFPCRPHPVLTLLVPQLMWNPCFPPWPNRMNTNPVASTSNPGFGLSPRVMAPFWCAPPPPPQFYLHLLHPSGCLRLQSVPPPQLCCPDLVLRGAAQQVDEQLCATATSEQSAERAESEEGQQENDDAYGKTEFNVSPGPLPSVDEESLAERVFEEYMAIMDSLGLQIPEGEQTGENEEEEKNRKVEYLEKLFSDEDFIRGVDSILNPEDSLDRLLSVDPQPTDVPLQELQHEQDSYPPSSNSNAATEQTPPATSRVQRAQPPVATQSDTSPNHDGQNSTTSARNSESNDGWTGSSPVRLQEPLQTNATTGHIDIVNIFELIDSSLQLLANISLDASSTSDVESRDSDSPFKKPAAIFPSEGPSEESSNVAETQMSRNLQEGDSPSLEFSSVSGSNMDACAIAAKDSAPGFRADLLTVNLSAQIRKPEECIPKNTNLTPSCLEVFAVPEQTNSSFVEDSHTESCDTTVDEDSCEQDLDLALQDSQEVASSGVSSEERQETDRKCEENLGKGVPTTLSDQARKERSTFDGSLTEIEKMEQQQELKVDGDQGSHTALKEKDLGESTEQRQEEGPPESGYVMRRRSWSKTSEEKVEPTSSPATRTGGKIKLSEMAQDTTEAQNLLDSSQVPNKENVSGGSPRVHSTHDSVKDDRSQRQESPKGLMDEINEFPFGKNCEKTPHLTPPETQKRQKSKGKGEKKTVEDPPSSPDHTAGMQGQSLNSSPMKRYRQDRKSSEEGKARLNETDTIVSSPTKRGRWSKKDEAQVETPGCKPTPPLRRSCRKSLNLSAGQETVVTRASRKGTNKRKTRRSKKLPTKYKDFILYNRQLGKEKGKAGRGRRAR